One genomic region from Deltaproteobacteria bacterium encodes:
- a CDS encoding protein kinase produces MTRGDQGPIPLGIVLDSKYKVRRVLGRGSMGIVYVAQDLHLEREVAIKVLAPHYAANERVAKRFKREAVAMASVRNEHVVQIFAFGDHEGYPYFVMEYVPGYNVATLIDSAAERGEQLYLDVVIGILRQVCKGLEAVHAAGIVHRDVKPANMLIGPRFRVAVTDFGLVEMIQQATEGRDLAGTPLYLAPELIRRQPIPQEQRHLSDIYALGVSTYEMLTGEVPFDGETIKEILRRHIEAPPPVVAELRSDIPAAVDQVLHKALAKDPAGRYQTCEEFITALAAARTGEEEKAPRTGNVRVLIVDDDPETRTVYSTALKVGFPDAIILTADDGSLALDMAKNAKPDLAIVDMNMPGMNGLELCAALRGDELLAEVPIVVVSGTTGTEVRTLLKSLGVKDVIRKPIELTHLLNLARRYLRAE; encoded by the coding sequence ATGACCCGTGGCGACCAGGGGCCGATCCCGCTCGGCATCGTTCTCGACAGCAAATACAAGGTCCGCCGGGTGCTCGGACGCGGATCGATGGGCATCGTCTACGTGGCTCAAGATCTGCACCTCGAGAGGGAGGTGGCGATCAAGGTCCTCGCGCCGCACTACGCCGCCAACGAACGGGTCGCCAAGCGCTTCAAGCGCGAGGCGGTGGCCATGGCGAGCGTGCGCAACGAACACGTGGTGCAGATCTTCGCCTTCGGGGACCACGAGGGCTATCCGTACTTCGTGATGGAATACGTTCCCGGCTACAACGTGGCCACCCTCATCGACAGCGCCGCGGAGCGAGGAGAACAGCTGTACCTGGACGTGGTGATCGGCATCCTCCGCCAGGTGTGCAAGGGGCTCGAGGCTGTCCACGCGGCCGGGATCGTCCACCGGGACGTGAAACCGGCGAACATGCTCATCGGCCCGCGCTTTCGGGTCGCCGTCACGGACTTCGGGCTGGTGGAGATGATCCAGCAGGCCACCGAGGGCCGCGACCTGGCGGGAACGCCGCTCTACCTCGCGCCCGAACTGATCCGCCGCCAGCCCATTCCGCAAGAGCAGCGGCACCTGAGCGACATCTACGCGCTCGGTGTGTCGACCTACGAGATGCTCACCGGTGAGGTGCCCTTCGACGGGGAGACGATCAAGGAGATCCTGCGCCGCCACATCGAGGCACCGCCACCGGTCGTGGCCGAGCTGCGCTCCGACATACCGGCGGCCGTCGATCAGGTCCTGCACAAGGCGCTGGCCAAGGATCCGGCCGGCAGGTATCAGACCTGCGAGGAGTTCATCACCGCCCTCGCGGCAGCCCGGACGGGCGAGGAGGAAAAGGCCCCCCGCACCGGCAACGTCAGGGTCCTCATCGTGGACGACGACCCGGAGACCCGGACCGTGTACAGCACGGCCCTCAAGGTCGGCTTCCCCGACGCGATCATCCTAACGGCGGACGACGGGAGCCTGGCGCTCGACATGGCCAAGAACGCCAAGCCGGACCTGGCGATCGTGGACATGAACATGCCCGGCATGAATGGCCTCGAGCTCTGCGCCGCGCTCCGTGGCGACGAACTGCTCGCCGAGGTGCCCATCGTGGTGGTTTCCGGCACGACAGGCACGGAGGTGCGGACGCTGCTGAAGTCGCTGGGGGTGAAGGACGTGATCCGCAAGCCCATCGAGCTCACGCACCTGCTGAACCTGGCGCGCCGGTACCTGAGAGCGGAATAG
- the ftcD gene encoding glutamate formimidoyltransferase produces MSARLVECVPNFSEGRNREVIEAIASQIRGVAGVTLLDVDAGEATHRTVMTFVGEPGAVAEAAFRAIRKASELIDMRVHRGAHPRQGATDVCPLVPVSEVTTEECVALAHALAERVGRELAIPVYLYEAAATRPERRSLTDLRAGEYEALAEKLRRPEWAPDYGPSEFHARAGATVVGVRPFLIAYNVNLATQNVKLAKEIGLAIREAGRAARDERGEKVYGADGELVRVPGLPCCKATGWYIAEYGRAQVTMNLTDYEVTPPHIAFDRVVELASGLGVRVTGSEIVGLVPRRAVLMAGEHYLRKQRATTGVSEDELVRAARLSLGLDDVAAFDPRQKIIEYRVAEGRPLVGRTVAGFVDDVASSAPTPGGGSVAALSGALAASLTAMVAALSHGRSADRELDARLEEWGRRAQELKAECLAAVDEDTAAFNALMAAARLPKVTAEQQDARASAVREATRWAAAVPLAVLERCPELLELASAVAREGNPNAVSDAGVAGLVARAGASGALYNVIANLKDLDDPLWSADARRRTDEASERVETLSRDLHRFVVERLSGA; encoded by the coding sequence ATGAGCGCCAGGCTGGTCGAATGCGTGCCGAACTTCAGCGAGGGACGAAACCGCGAGGTGATCGAGGCCATCGCCTCCCAGATCCGGGGCGTGGCGGGCGTGACACTGCTGGACGTGGACGCGGGTGAAGCCACGCATCGGACGGTGATGACCTTCGTCGGGGAGCCCGGCGCCGTCGCGGAGGCTGCCTTCCGGGCGATCCGCAAGGCCAGCGAGCTCATCGACATGCGCGTGCACCGCGGCGCCCACCCGCGCCAGGGTGCGACCGACGTCTGCCCCTTAGTCCCCGTGAGCGAGGTAACGACTGAGGAGTGCGTCGCCCTGGCCCACGCGCTGGCGGAGCGAGTGGGCCGCGAGCTGGCGATCCCGGTCTACCTGTACGAGGCCGCGGCCACGCGACCCGAGCGGCGCAGCCTCACCGACCTTCGCGCGGGGGAGTACGAGGCGCTCGCCGAGAAGCTGCGTCGCCCCGAGTGGGCCCCGGACTACGGGCCTTCAGAGTTCCACGCGCGCGCGGGCGCTACCGTCGTGGGAGTGCGCCCCTTCCTCATCGCCTACAACGTGAACCTCGCCACGCAGAACGTGAAGCTGGCCAAGGAGATCGGTCTGGCCATCCGCGAAGCGGGGCGGGCCGCGCGGGACGAACGGGGCGAGAAGGTTTACGGCGCCGACGGAGAGCTCGTCCGGGTGCCGGGCCTCCCCTGCTGCAAGGCCACCGGCTGGTACATCGCCGAGTACGGGCGAGCCCAGGTCACGATGAACCTCACCGACTACGAGGTGACGCCCCCACACATCGCGTTCGACCGGGTGGTGGAGCTGGCGTCGGGGCTCGGGGTGCGGGTGACCGGCAGCGAGATCGTGGGCCTCGTCCCGAGGCGCGCGGTGCTCATGGCCGGAGAGCACTACCTGCGGAAGCAGCGGGCGACGACGGGCGTCTCCGAGGACGAGCTGGTGCGCGCTGCTCGGCTCAGCCTGGGCCTCGACGACGTCGCGGCGTTCGACCCGCGCCAGAAGATCATCGAGTATCGCGTGGCAGAAGGGCGGCCACTCGTTGGACGGACGGTCGCGGGCTTCGTGGACGACGTCGCCTCGAGCGCGCCGACGCCGGGAGGCGGTTCGGTGGCAGCTCTCTCGGGCGCCCTGGCGGCCTCGCTGACGGCGATGGTGGCGGCCCTGTCGCACGGACGCAGCGCGGATCGGGAGCTCGACGCGCGCCTCGAGGAGTGGGGGCGGCGGGCGCAGGAGCTGAAGGCGGAGTGCCTTGCTGCCGTGGACGAGGACACCGCGGCCTTCAACGCGCTCATGGCCGCCGCGCGTTTGCCCAAGGTGACCGCCGAGCAGCAGGACGCGCGGGCGAGCGCTGTGCGCGAGGCGACGCGGTGGGCGGCGGCGGTACCGCTGGCCGTGCTCGAGCGGTGCCCCGAGCTCCTCGAGCTCGCCTCGGCCGTCGCGCGCGAGGGGAATCCGAACGCGGTGAGCGACGCCGGCGTGGCTGGCCTAGTGGCGCGCGCGGGGGCCTCCGGTGCGCTCTACAACGTGATAGCGAATCTGAAGGACCTCGACGATCCGCTGTGGTCGGCCGACGCTCGCCGTCGTACCGACGAGGCGAGCGAGCGCGTCGAGACCCTGTCGCGGGACCTGCATCGCTTCGTCGTGGAGCGTCTCTCCGGCGCGTAG